The following nucleotide sequence is from Rhodospirillales bacterium.
TCAGCGCACACGCCTGCATATAGCCGGTGATGCTCCGATTCTACGTGAAAAAGATGTGATGCAAGAAAGGGAGACTGATACGCCTTGCAAGAAAATTTACTTCCTTGTCCAGTGCATGTATCTGGCCAATACGCCCAAACGGTATTACGAAAAATACTTTGCGCTTGTACAAGAGGTTCAGCATGCTTCTCCATCTTCGGCATTTTTCTTTATGCAGATTAACGAGGAAATTATTAGCGGCAATTATTACAAAGCCCTGAAACTCGCAAGACAACTCATCGCTCACGAAAAGGAACTCTTAGAGAATGCCTCCCAACCCGCCGCAAAATAACCCATATGCTCAAGCTGCTGGCGCCTATGGCGACAACGCGCAAAAGAACACGCCCGACCAGCGTGAGCTTGAAGGGCGCGTTTTATTGAAATCCGCCAAAATGATTAAAGACCTTCAGGATGACTGGGAGAATATGAACACCGAAATTCTCGAGAGCACCTTGAAATATAACCGTCAGGTCTGGATGGTGTTTTACGATACCGCCATCGAGAACCCGGAAGGTGACCGCCCCAACGATTTGCGCAGCAATATTGTCAATCTCGCCAATTTTATTTTTAAGCGCGAACTGGAGATCATGGCGAAGCCAGAGAAGCATAAGCTAGATGTTCTTATTAATATCAATCGTGAGATTGCCGCCGGTCTAATGGTTAAACCGCCTGAGACGACGCACCCCAAAGATAAAACATAATTTCTTAGGGGCTGACATTAAAAAAGCGCTTCCCTTGAAGCGCTTGCTCGATAATTTACCATGTATAATTTACCATGTATAAACTTAGGCCGTAACACTCACCGTAGAGGCAAACTGTTGGCCGGATTGTGCGCCTGCGCTTAAAGCAGCGACAGCGGCCTGTGCAGGGCCACCAACGGATTGAGTTGGCGTTGATTGTGCAACCTGCTGGGTCTGGAACGCCGCAGATGTAACGTCAAAATTTGACGAAGACGTCGAAGATCGAGCAGTATTAACGGGATCGGCCGTCGTGCGCTCAATTTCAGCACGCGCAGCGGCCTGACGTGCAGCCTGAACGCGGCGCTGTTCCAATGTTGATTCTGAGGGGAATTGTGTCAAAATATCGCCCGTATCGGAGTCGCGTATTTGCAATACGGCTGTGTCGAAGCGGGTATCGACTGAAACATACGGGCTAACATAGGGTGCAACAGGACCACGCGCAACGCTCTCCACAGCCTCTATATCGGCCGCGAAAGAATTCAAAGTCGCCACCTGGTCCGCAGTAAAACGGGCCTGCTGTGCGTTCGATATGGCTGAATTTACAGCTTCTATCATAATTAACGTCCTAACCGCCTGTCCGATTTATAAAAAATATATGGGAACAGGCATAATACCCTACTATCATGGTACCTTAACCGCAAACAAAAGTCAAGTTTTCCGTCGGGTTTCCCACACCATTTCATGCTTACCAACCCCTTGAAAAATAATTAAAATATTTTGATCCCCCTCCAAAATCAAGAGAAGATGATTTTCAGCTCTATACTCCCCCCTTTTGGAAGGTTTTTCTGGAACAACAGACCAATGGAAAAAGGTTAAAAAAACGTCTATACTGTAAGGATAACCTGTTTTCCCGATTCGCTAAATCGGAGAAGATAGTGAATAAAAAAGGCTACCCCTATCCTCTGTGGGGTTCTAGCCATGCGCAAAATGAGAGAATAAAGGTCGGAAACCGTGAGTAGTTTTGTTGATACATTGAAACAGCTTGGCCCGTCGAGATTGGCTATTATGGGCGGCATTCTCGTCGGATTGCTGCTGTTTTTCGTGTTTGTTTCCATGCGCGTTTCCACGCCGGAAATGAAACTGCTCTACAGCGATTTATCATCCGCGGACTCTGGTGCTATCGCTGCCAAACTCGAAGAGAGCCAGGTTCGTTATGAAGTTTCCCCGGATGGCGGGCGGATCATGGTTTCGGAAGATGAGGTTGGACGTGCACGGCTGTTACTGGCCGAGGCCGGACTTCCTAATGGCGGTTCATTGGGATATGAAATTTTTGACAAACAATCGGGCTTCGGGACAACGAACTTTGTCCAAAATATCAATCAGGTGCGTGCTCTTGAGGGAGAACTTGCCCGCACAATCAGCTCTTTAAGTTCTGTTCGAAGCGCCCGCGTCCATCTGGTTTTACCCCAGCGCGAACTTTTTAGCCGCGAAAGCCGTCCATCGAGCGCCAGTGTTTATTTGGGCGTCCGCCCCGGTGCGATTGTTGAGCGTGAGCAGATATTGTCCATTCAGTCGCTGATTGCCTCGGCGGTACCGGATCTGAAGGCCGATAATGTTACTATTATTGACAGTAACGGAAACTTGCTGGCCAAGGGTGGGGAAGATAATCGGGAAAACATGCTTTCCGTTAAAGCAGAGGAGATGCGCCGGAATTATGAATCTCGCCTGACAGAAAAGATTGAGGATCAGGTGAGCCGTATTGTCGGGTATGGCAATGTGCGCGCAATTGTCACTGCGGAAGTTAATTTTGATCGTATCAGCACAAACGAGGAAGTTTTTGACCCAGAGGGTCAGGTTGTTCGCTCTTCTCAGGTTACCGAGGAGAATAATACAGAGCGCGATCCGGCTCCTGAAGATATCAGTGTTCAAAATAACCTGCCGGGCGTGGGCGGAGATCTGCTTTCAGATACCGCACCAACTGCTGAGAATAGCCGCCTTGAAGAGGTTACGAACTTTGAAATCAGCCGCACGGTACGTAACACTGTGCGCGAGGTGGGGGAAGTTAATCGCCTGTCTATCGGCGTTCTGGTTGACGGGCGCTATATCACAAACGAAGAAGGAGAACGCGTTTACGAAGAGCGCTCTGAAGAAGAGCTTGCCGAGATCGAGGAATTGGTGCGCAGTGCGGCCGGTTATAATGAAGATCGCGGCGATGTGATTACAGTTAAAAATTTGCAGTTTGCTGAAATCGATACCAATGAAGAAGCAATTGACGAGAGCATGCTGTTTGGTTTCCAGAAATCTGATTTGATTGATGCTGCAGAGGTCGTGCTGGTCGGGATTATGATCATTTTGGTAATTCTGCTGATCCTGCAACCTATGGTTTCAAGACTGCTGGCTGTCAGTGATACGGAGCTGGATGAAGACCTTGAGGCTGATTTGCTGACTATGCGCCCGGCTGCCCCGGCTCTGGAAGGGCCAGATGCCATTGGCGCCTTCGGTGGAGGTCAAGGTGATGAGGAAGAGAGCCTGATTGATATTCAAGGCGTTGAGGGTAAGGTTAAATCTTCCTCTATCCGCAAGGTCGAAGAAATCGTTGAGAATTATCCGAATGAAACCGTTTCCGTTATCCGCAGCTGGATGACACAGGAAAGTTAAAGCATGAGAGATACCGCCCAACAGCCTATGAACAGATGGGAGACGAACCATTAATATGCGTGTGCGTGAAGATTACAGAACGTTGAGCGGCCCGGAAAAGGCTGCGATCCTGTTGCTGTCATTGCCAGAAGATCAGACTGCGAAAATTTTTGAGCAGATGGATGATGAAGAAATTATGGAACTCTCACAGACCATGGCCGGGCTTGGAAAAGTTAGCCCGAATGTGGTGGAACGGTTATTTGTTGATTTTGCAGAGCAGATGACTTCAACGAACTCTTTGATCGGGACACAAGACAGTACTGAAAGATTGCTCGCCAAGGCTGGTCTTTCCGGTGACCGTATTGAAAATATCATGGAGGAAATTCGTGGCCCGGCCGGACGCACGATGTGGGAAAAGCTGGGCAATGTGAATGAAGAAATTCTAGCCACATTCCTGCAAAAAGAATATCCGCAGACGGTTTCGGTGGTTCTTTCTAAAATCCAGACTGATCACGCCGCGCGTGTTTTGGGGATGCTGCCCGAGAATTTTGCGCTTGAGGTTATTCACCGAATGTTGCGTATGGAGGTGGTACAAAAAGATATTTTGGAAGAGGTTGAGCGCACTTTGCGTCAAGAGTTCATGACCAACCTGGCGCGGACACAGAAAAAAGATTCTCACGAGCTTATCGCCGATATTTTCAACAATATGGAGCGTGCGGTCGAAACGCGCTTTATGGAAGAACTGGAAAAATCAGCAC
It contains:
- a CDS encoding flagellar biosynthesis repressor FlbT, translated to MALVIDLKPGEKILIGEAVITNDSQRTRLHIAGDAPILREKDVMQERETDTPCKKIYFLVQCMYLANTPKRYYEKYFALVQEVQHASPSSAFFFMQINEEIISGNYYKALKLARQLIAHEKELLENASQPAAK
- the flaF gene encoding flagellar biosynthesis regulator FlaF, with protein sequence MPPNPPQNNPYAQAAGAYGDNAQKNTPDQRELEGRVLLKSAKMIKDLQDDWENMNTEILESTLKYNRQVWMVFYDTAIENPEGDRPNDLRSNIVNLANFIFKRELEIMAKPEKHKLDVLININREIAAGLMVKPPETTHPKDKT
- the fliF gene encoding flagellar M-ring protein FliF, whose translation is MSSFVDTLKQLGPSRLAIMGGILVGLLLFFVFVSMRVSTPEMKLLYSDLSSADSGAIAAKLEESQVRYEVSPDGGRIMVSEDEVGRARLLLAEAGLPNGGSLGYEIFDKQSGFGTTNFVQNINQVRALEGELARTISSLSSVRSARVHLVLPQRELFSRESRPSSASVYLGVRPGAIVEREQILSIQSLIASAVPDLKADNVTIIDSNGNLLAKGGEDNRENMLSVKAEEMRRNYESRLTEKIEDQVSRIVGYGNVRAIVTAEVNFDRISTNEEVFDPEGQVVRSSQVTEENNTERDPAPEDISVQNNLPGVGGDLLSDTAPTAENSRLEEVTNFEISRTVRNTVREVGEVNRLSIGVLVDGRYITNEEGERVYEERSEEELAEIEELVRSAAGYNEDRGDVITVKNLQFAEIDTNEEAIDESMLFGFQKSDLIDAAEVVLVGIMIILVILLILQPMVSRLLAVSDTELDEDLEADLLTMRPAAPALEGPDAIGAFGGGQGDEEESLIDIQGVEGKVKSSSIRKVEEIVENYPNETVSVIRSWMTQES
- the fliG gene encoding flagellar motor switch protein FliG, which produces MRVREDYRTLSGPEKAAILLLSLPEDQTAKIFEQMDDEEIMELSQTMAGLGKVSPNVVERLFVDFAEQMTSTNSLIGTQDSTERLLAKAGLSGDRIENIMEEIRGPAGRTMWEKLGNVNEEILATFLQKEYPQTVSVVLSKIQTDHAARVLGMLPENFALEVIHRMLRMEVVQKDILEEVERTLRQEFMTNLARTQKKDSHELIADIFNNMERAVETRFMEELEKSAPDSAEKIRSLMFTFEDLINLDPASVQTLIRAVDKDKLPTALKGATETIKDLFFSNMSERAAKIMKEDMAAMGPVRLKDVEESQQYVVNVAKDLESRGEITIASGDAEDELIY